GCAGCGCGCCGTTGCTGTGCAGGGCATTGAGGTAATAGATCAGGCTCTCGCTCAGGTTGAACATCTGCATCAGGTGGCGGTTTTCCATCGAGCTGTTGAACTTGTGCTGCAGCTCCCGGGCCACCAGCTTGATCACCTTGAGGTGCCCCAGGTAGTGATGGATGTTGTTGAGCAACAGGTCCAGCAGCACGTCCAGCGGGCTGTGCAGATGATGCCGCGCCCCCAGGCCCAGCAGTGGCGTGTCGTCGGGGGCGATCACCAGCAGCCGGTCGGGGCAGAACAGCAGGCCGCAGGACGACACTTCGAAGGACAGGCTGCCGCCACCGGAATAGTTTTCCGGCCGCTTCCAGATCAGGAACAGGTAATCGGGATGGAATTCGATGCGCGACACTTCGTCCGGGTCCAGCGCCGAGGCCAGGGCGTGCTCGTCGAGCTTGAAGGCGCTGTGCAACAGCTCGCGCTCCGCCAGGTCCGGGTTGCTGAACAGCATGACCTGGGCCTCCCCTGCCGGTGCCGCCTGCAATCTGCCCAGGTCCAGCCGATAGCTGTGGAGCATCGCCGCCTCACCAGGCCTGGCCGCGACGCTTGAGTTCCAGGCGGCGGACGAATTCCTCCAGCACCAGGGAGTACAGGTCGTCCTGCAGGTAGGCGTCCTCGATGCCGGCATCGAGGTTGGGGTTGTCGTTGACCTCGATCACCACCACCTTGTCCCCGGACTGCTTGAGGTCGACCCCGTACAGCCCGTCGCCGATCAGGTTGGCAGTCTTCACTGCCAGCTCCACCACCGCCCGCGGTGCTTCGTGGACCGCCAGGGTGCGGCACTCGCCGTTGATGTCCTGGCCCTTGGCCTTGTGGTTGTAGATCTGCCAGTGGCCCTTGGACATGAAGTACTGGCAGGCAAAGATCGGCTTGCGGTTGAGCACGCCGATGCGCCAGTCGTACTCGGTGTAGAAGAACTCCTGGGCCAGCAGCAGCACCGAGTGCTCGAACAGTTCGGCGGTGGCCGCCAGCAGCGCCTGCTGGCTCTCGACCTTGATCACCCCCCGGGAGAAGCAGCCGTCGGGAATCTTCAGCACCAGGGGAAAGCCCAGGCGTTCGCCCACTCGCTCGAAATCCTCCGGTCGCTCCTTGTAGAGAATCTCGGTGGCGGGCATGCCCAGTTGATGGCCCTTGAGCAGGTCGGTGAGATAGACCTTGTTGGTGCAGCGCAGGATCGAGGTCGGATCGTCCATCACCACCAGCCCTTCGCTCTCGGCCTTCTTGGCAAAGCGGTAGGTGTGGTTGTCGACGCTGGTGGTTTCGCGGATCAGCAACGCGTCGTATTCGGCCAGCCGCGAGTAGTCCTTCTTCTCGATCAGCTCCACGTCGATACCCAGGCCCTTGCCAACCCGGATAAAACTCTCCAGCGCCCGGGCATTGGAAGGCGGCAGCGCTTCATGGGGATCGTGGAGTATCGCCAGGTCATAACGGGCCAGTTGCCGGGATCGCGGCACCCGCCAGACTTTGCGGCTGAAACTGTCCAGCGAGTTGGCAAACTGGTCTTCCTGATCGTCGCGCAACTTGTGCAAGGCACCGGACTTCACGCCTTCGATATGCCAACTGTCAGTTCTCTTGAAATCAACTAACAGGATCGGACAGGGAAACAGTTCAAACAACTGGCGGGCCAACTCCTGCAATGGCTCGATATGTGTCCTGCCGAAGTAAAGGGTCAAGGTGAAGCCTTCGGTATCACTGTAAAGGTGATTGCTCAGGGCCTTTTCCAGGGTCTTGTCCAGGTCGTCCAGAGCCAGTCCGTAAAGGGCCTTGCGGGTCAGTTCGCTGATCGTGCGCACCGAGGGAATGACCCGGTGGCCGCGGGCTTCGGCCAGCAACGAGCAGTAGTAGCCGTGCCCCAGGTACTTGTAGCTGCGGCACAGGTTGATCACCTGGACCCGTTTTCCCGGCACACTTTCGCGGCTTTGTTCGAGGTATTCATGGGCCGTGAGAATGTCTTCGCTGGGAAAGTAAGAGGCCCAATCTTCCTTGCGTTCGACAATGATGATGACTTGACTTGAAGTTCTGCCCAGTGGGGAAAAATAACTTGTCGAAGTGATTGTCGCCGGCAAACTTTGCTCGGATACTTCTCGCCAATGACCTTGTACCGCTGACATAAAGTTCGCTCTCGCTTTAGAACCTGACCCTTTCTATTAAGCACGAACTTTTTTTGAAGTCTCGTTTCGTTACGCAACTTTTACGGCGGTTATATGGATCTTGTCTTTCGCACTGCAACCCCCGACGATCTGCCGGCGCTGGTGGCCCTGGAACAGCAATGTTTCACCAGCGACCGGCTGACCCCGCGCAGCTTCCAGTGGATGATCAACCGCGCCCACGGGCAACTGCTGGTGGCCGAACATCAGGGGCGCGTGCTGGGCTATGCCCTGGTGCTGTTTCATCGCGGCACCTCCCTGGCGCGCCTGTACTCCATCGCCATTGCCGAGGACGCCCGGGGGCTGGGCCTGGGCAAACGCCTGCTGCAACGGATCGAGGCCTGCGCCCTGGCCCATGACTGCGCCTATCTGCGCCTGGAGGTCCGCACCGACAATCCGGCGGCGCTGGCCTTGTACGAACGCCATGGCTACCGGCGCTTTGCCCGGATCCACGACTACTACGAAGACCACGCCGATGCCCTGCGCCTGGAAAAGCGCATCCTCCAGCACCGCGAAACCCGCAGCATCCGCGTGCCTTACTACCAGCAGACCACCGACTTCACCTGCGGCCCGGCCTGCCTGTTGATGGCCATGGCCGCGCTGCAACCCTCGCGCCCGCTGGAGCGGCGCGAGGAACTGCAGATCTGGCGTGAAGCCACCACAGTGTTCATGACCTCGGGCCACGGCGGCTGCAGCCCCCAGGGCCTGGCGCTGGCTGCCTGGCGCCGGGGCTTTGCGGTGCGCCTGCAGGTCAACAGCGCCGGGCCGTTGTTTCTCAATGGCGTGCGTGACGAGCATAAAAAGGACGTCATGCGCCTGGTCCACGACGAGTTCTGCAGGGAACTGGACGCCAGCGAGGTGCAGCAGGTACTGGGAGGACCGCTGGACCTGCCCAAGCGCCTCAGTGAAGGCGGCCAGCCCCTGGTGCTGATCAGCAGCTACCGCCTGACCCGTTCCAAGGCCCCCCACTGGGTGATAGTCACCGACTGCGACGACGACTTCGTCTACCTGCACGATCCGGATGTGGACCACAGTCAGCACCGCCAGCCCATGGACTGCCAGCACCTGCCGGTGAGCCATGGCAAGTTCGACAAGATGTGCAGTTTTGGCAGCAGCAAGCTGCGGGCCGCGGTGATCCTCTCCTCCTCGCGCCCCTAGGCGCAGGAGCCGGCTGGCCGGCGAAGCGGTCCTTGAGCCTGGTGCTGTGCTCGCCGACGCTTTCGCTGGCCAGCCAGCTCCTGCGCTTGGAGGTGTTGGGGCGGATTATTCCAGGCCAACCTTGTACAGGCCGCCCTGATCCTCGTCGGTGAGGATGTACAGATAACCGTCCGGCCCCTGGCGCACGTCGCGAATGCGCGCCTTGAGGTCCCCCAGCAGACGCTCTTCATGGACGACTCGGTCGCCATCGAATTGCAGGCGGATCAGTTCGCGGCTGGCCAGGGCGCCGATGAACAGGTTGTGCTGCCAGGGCTTGAAGCGATCGGCGTCGTAGAAGGCCATGCCGCTGATGCCGGGAGACTTTTCCCAGACATGATGCGGGGCCACGGTGCCCGGGACCGTCTGGCCCGAGGCCTCTGGGATCGGCTGGCCGGAATAGTTGACCCCGTGGGTCGCCAGGGGCCAGCCGTAATTCTTGCCGCGCTCGATCAGGTTGATCTCGTCGCCGCCCTTGGGCCCGTGCTCGTTCTCCCACAGGGTGCCGCTCCAGGGATTGAGCACCGCGCCCTGGGGGTTGCGGTGGCCGAAACTCCAGATCTCCGGCCGCACCCCGGCCTGGCCGACAAAGGGGTTGTCGTCCGGCACCCGGCCATCGGCATACAGACGCACGATCTTGCCCTGAAGCTTGTCCAGGTCCTGCGCGGTGGCCCGGTTGTTGTTCTCCCCCAGGGTGATGAACAGGTAGCCGTCACGGTCGAACACCAGCCGTGAACCGAAGTGATTGCCGGTGGACAGCTTGGGCTCCTGGCGGAAGATCACCTGGAAATCCTTGAGCCCGCTCAGGTCGTCGCTCAAGCGTCCGCGCCCCACGGCGGTGCCGGCAGTCCCGCCCTC
This genomic stretch from Pseudomonas sp. Os17 harbors:
- a CDS encoding PQQ-dependent sugar dehydrogenase, which produces MLRKTLFATLCASVLLGGALPAAAASAQSFASEQGRLSLTPVVQGLQHPWALAFLPDRQGLLVTERPGNLRVVSPDGKLSAPLSGVPKVWANGQGGLLDVALSPDFKQDRLVYLSYAEGGGEGGTAGTAVGRGRLSDDLSGLKDFQVIFRQEPKLSTGNHFGSRLVFDRDGYLFITLGENNNRATAQDLDKLQGKIVRLYADGRVPDDNPFVGQAGVRPEIWSFGHRNPQGAVLNPWSGTLWENEHGPKGGDEINLIERGKNYGWPLATHGVNYSGQPIPEASGQTVPGTVAPHHVWEKSPGISGMAFYDADRFKPWQHNLFIGALASRELIRLQFDGDRVVHEERLLGDLKARIRDVRQGPDGYLYILTDEDQGGLYKVGLE
- a CDS encoding magnesium transporter CorA family protein — translated: MLHSYRLDLGRLQAAPAGEAQVMLFSNPDLAERELLHSAFKLDEHALASALDPDEVSRIEFHPDYLFLIWKRPENYSGGGSLSFEVSSCGLLFCPDRLLVIAPDDTPLLGLGARHHLHSPLDVLLDLLLNNIHHYLGHLKVIKLVARELQHKFNSSMENRHLMQMFNLSESLIYYLNALHSNGALLTRLRNHAEKERFGPQAVGLIDDLIIENNQCYKQAEIYSTVFAGLMDARGNLMNNSTNKLLRKLTLINVVFLPLNLIASIGGMSEFSMMTAGTPWWIAYSLLLLAMLLAAAGMSLGLRRLTGHSDRAG
- the rimI gene encoding ribosomal protein S18-alanine N-acetyltransferase, with the protein product MDLVFRTATPDDLPALVALEQQCFTSDRLTPRSFQWMINRAHGQLLVAEHQGRVLGYALVLFHRGTSLARLYSIAIAEDARGLGLGKRLLQRIEACALAHDCAYLRLEVRTDNPAALALYERHGYRRFARIHDYYEDHADALRLEKRILQHRETRSIRVPYYQQTTDFTCGPACLLMAMAALQPSRPLERREELQIWREATTVFMTSGHGGCSPQGLALAAWRRGFAVRLQVNSAGPLFLNGVRDEHKKDVMRLVHDEFCRELDASEVQQVLGGPLDLPKRLSEGGQPLVLISSYRLTRSKAPHWVIVTDCDDDFVYLHDPDVDHSQHRQPMDCQHLPVSHGKFDKMCSFGSSKLRAAVILSSSRP
- a CDS encoding RimK family protein, which produces MSAVQGHWREVSEQSLPATITSTSYFSPLGRTSSQVIIIVERKEDWASYFPSEDILTAHEYLEQSRESVPGKRVQVINLCRSYKYLGHGYYCSLLAEARGHRVIPSVRTISELTRKALYGLALDDLDKTLEKALSNHLYSDTEGFTLTLYFGRTHIEPLQELARQLFELFPCPILLVDFKRTDSWHIEGVKSGALHKLRDDQEDQFANSLDSFSRKVWRVPRSRQLARYDLAILHDPHEALPPSNARALESFIRVGKGLGIDVELIEKKDYSRLAEYDALLIRETTSVDNHTYRFAKKAESEGLVVMDDPTSILRCTNKVYLTDLLKGHQLGMPATEILYKERPEDFERVGERLGFPLVLKIPDGCFSRGVIKVESQQALLAATAELFEHSVLLLAQEFFYTEYDWRIGVLNRKPIFACQYFMSKGHWQIYNHKAKGQDINGECRTLAVHEAPRAVVELAVKTANLIGDGLYGVDLKQSGDKVVVIEVNDNPNLDAGIEDAYLQDDLYSLVLEEFVRRLELKRRGQAW